Part of the Rhodopirellula islandica genome is shown below.
GAAGTGGTTCAGCCGCCCAACGAGTCCTGGCCGCGGCATGCGAAAGTACGAAATCGTTTGCACTATTACCTGGCCGACCTGGAAGCCAAGCGGCAAAATCCGGCGGCGACCGGGGTGCTGTTGGATGCCGATGGCAGCGTGACTGAGTCGAATGTGGCGAATGTAGCGATTGTAGAAGACGGGCATCTGGTCTTCCCACCACAAAAATCTGTGCTCAAAGGGGTGACAATGCATTATCTCCGTCAGCAGGCGGCTAGGATGGGGATCACCTGCCAGGAGGCACCTTTGATGCCTCTCGACCTCCATCAGGCAGACGAAGTGCTACTGATGGGGACCGATACAGGCGTGTGGTTTGCCAGTAGTCTTGGTTACGGGCGTCCTGTTTTTCAAAGAGGGTGTGTCTGTTCGCAGTTGCAGGCCTGTTTTCCAGCTCCCGCGACCGGAGAGGGGGGGGCTCGCTGATCGTTTGTTTAGGTGCCATGGGGGGAATATCGGGCTTGTCATTTGTTCCTTCATTGCGCATATTCACATATCCGATGCTCCTTCTGTTCGCATATGCGAATCAAAGTTTGGCTTGACATCGCTTGCCCCGCGATGTTGAGCCTCTTTGGAAGGTGGTTCTGTGGGGACTGCATTGTGCCCCATTGGCAGTCTCCACAGGCCACCACTTCTTCGTATCTGGTCAAAAAGATGACATGAGGGCTCATTGATTCCATGGTCTTCTTCAAATTGAATGTCCTGAAATTCTGAACGCACCAGTTCAGCTGTCGGATGGCCTTTCAGAGGTGTTACCAGACAGCTACCCTGGGGAGTCGCCAGCTCGTGACCGCCTTGAGCGAATCTGAACTGATTGGATTCTTCCGCGGTGTTTTTCTCCCCATGGGGGGCGAGGCTTGGCATGGTCCAGCAACTAGTCACCGCAATGCATCGCATCGCATACCGCCGCCCATTCGCCGAAGATCGGCTGGGGGTGGATCGATGGTTGAGCACTCAGTTCAGCACCTGTTCGAGCGCTGGATTGTCGGGCGGCGACTCCGCAGTT
Proteins encoded:
- a CDS encoding aminotransferase class IV → MPIDDLGFRQGVTAVERLRTYGGVVFCPELHLQRLSETLRLIKIAGGPSTETLRELIAECLRQNAELVQQMDVGMTIWVTGGSRPSGPTWAVHLNPIDHRAVTDRQLHGQPVVITEVVQPPNESWPRHAKVRNRLHYYLADLEAKRQNPAATGVLLDADGSVTESNVANVAIVEDGHLVFPPQKSVLKGVTMHYLRQQAARMGITCQEAPLMPLDLHQADEVLLMGTDTGVWFASSLGYGRPVFQRGCVCSQLQACFPAPATGEGGAR